The following are encoded in a window of Parambassis ranga chromosome 15, fParRan2.1, whole genome shotgun sequence genomic DNA:
- the fancl gene encoding E3 ubiquitin-protein ligase FANCL yields MESSLVKDNPLLFPLNKDKSVYDGFITVQDRDYRMRILLPPDQQLKQAKLYCSWQLRHLLRGYELIVKQRLQQSADLVSFILELKTVLEVGLKSRPECRSIPPPQYYSQLISEMETLGWDKLLFIDMEFRTLRLKAVDSSARQHTLTVQLKSKHPAETPDCSADLPVPLLLTWTPQSTLEQLHTQFLLVLESLTEFWDVMDEIDSKTWILEPEKPSRGDTMRRIAMGNNVSIKVEVDPRHPKMLPECCLLGAEHVVTPLRNKLNANMHLWNPDSSVLHNLQDVLEIEFPSPATHEKSSFNIECGICYSYRLDAAIPDQVCNDPRCGQPFHQACLYEWLRALPSSRQSFSIVFGECPYCSKPITVKMAAQKS; encoded by the exons ATGGAGAGCTCACTAGTGAAAGACAACCCGCTGCTGTTCCCCCTCAACAAGGACAAAAGCGTCTATGATGGATTCATCACTGTTCAG GATAGGGACTACAGAATGAGAATACTCCTACCACCTGATCAGCAGCTGAAGCAGGCCAA GCTGTACTGCTCTTGGCAGTTAAGACACCTGTTGCGTGGATATGAGCTCATAGTGAAACAG aggctgcagcagtCGGCTGATCTTGTCAGTTTCATTCTGGAGCTGAAGACAGTCTTG GAAGTGGGTCTGAAGAGCCGTCCTGAGTGTCGCTCCATTCCGCCTCCACAGTATTACTCTCAGCTCATCTCTGAGATGGAGACACTTGGGTGGGACAA GCTGCTTTTTATAGACATGGAGTTCCGAACGCTGAGACTGAAAGCGGTGGACTCCTCCGCAAGGCAGCACACTCTTACTGTTCAGCTGAAGTCTAAG CACCCTGCAGAGACTCCTGATTGCTCAGCTGACCTGCCAGTCCCGCTGCTCTTAACCTGGACACCTCAG AGCACACTggagcagctgcacacacagttcCTGCTGGTTTTGGAGTCCCTCACAGAGTTCTGGGATGTCATGGATGAGATTGACAGTAAGACCTGGATCCTGGAGCCGGAAAAGCCCAGCCGGGGCGACACCATGAGGCGGATCGCCATGG gtaACAATGTATCCATCAAAGTGGAGGTGGATCCAAGACACCCAAAGATGCTGCCGGAGTGCTGCCTGCTGGGAGCGGAACACG TGGTGACTCCGCTGAGGAATAAGCTGAACGCCAATATGCACTTGTG GAACCCGGACTCCAGCGTCTTGCACAACCTCCAGGATGTTTTGGAGATCGAATTCCCGTCACCTGCCACCCACGAAAAATCT aGTTTCAACATTGAGTGCGGCATCTGTTACTCCTATCGCCTTGATGCTGCCATCCCTGACCAGGTGTGCAATGACCCTCGCTGTGGACAGCCCTTCCACCAAGCCTGTCTCTATGAA TGGCTGCGAGCGCTGCCCTCCAGCAGGCAGAGCTTCAGCATTGTTTTTGGAGAGTGTCCTTACTGCAGTAAG CCTATTACTGTGAAAATGGCAGCCCAGAAGTCCTGA